A stretch of Acidobacteriota bacterium DNA encodes these proteins:
- a CDS encoding M56 family metallopeptidase, protein MSAFLAGFLVHSLKAAAVVLLVLLVQFLFRRWLPARFVYALWALVLLRLLMPAAPISSWSLFHLPVEGGKRLPGLIDLATTPAPVPESEASSPTLWQRTCEQRGLLVQILWLAGIVGLAARQLLHEGRLRSRLADRKRSTDPRILEPLEDARTILGLHRAPEVFETSAVTSPALHGFLRPRVLLPPGTAEGLSEESLRHVLLHELAHIKQRDHWIQATASVLRWLHWFNPLIHLAYRRMQSDREPACDALVLGHLSPRARRAYGSTLISLSAGPRGEASGSLVGMAETYQHLRRRVSMIAKFSIRPLRVSAVLACAMIVLAVVSLTDQPAVAADTEQADMAAQKETITDLRTIGSALHKWGNDQAKIEEGSLDYGDTLDWQICPAVEWSEIEAILVPRYLPEVPKIDGWGNTYEFAANLGQPGSQPCWIGIRSTGKDGRFESKPYVISGFEHNQWERDIVWIDGFFMTWPTMQ, encoded by the coding sequence ATGAGCGCCTTCCTCGCCGGTTTCCTGGTGCACTCCCTCAAGGCGGCGGCGGTGGTGCTGCTGGTCCTTCTCGTTCAGTTTCTCTTCCGCCGCTGGCTCCCGGCCCGTTTCGTCTACGCGCTGTGGGCTCTGGTCCTCTTGCGGCTGTTGATGCCGGCGGCACCGATCAGTTCCTGGAGCCTGTTTCACCTGCCGGTGGAGGGCGGAAAGAGACTTCCCGGCCTGATCGACCTGGCCACCACTCCGGCGCCGGTCCCTGAATCCGAGGCCTCCTCCCCCACCCTCTGGCAGCGCACCTGCGAGCAGCGGGGCCTTCTCGTCCAGATTCTGTGGCTGGCCGGTATCGTCGGCTTGGCGGCCCGGCAGTTGCTTCACGAAGGGCGTCTGCGCTCTCGCCTTGCCGACCGCAAACGCAGTACCGACCCCCGGATTCTGGAACCACTGGAAGACGCGAGAACGATTCTCGGCCTCCACCGTGCCCCGGAAGTCTTCGAAACCTCGGCGGTGACCTCGCCGGCGCTCCACGGTTTTCTCCGGCCGCGCGTTCTGCTCCCTCCGGGGACCGCCGAAGGTCTTTCGGAAGAATCGCTGCGGCACGTTCTGCTGCACGAACTCGCCCACATCAAGCAGCGCGACCACTGGATTCAGGCCACGGCCTCGGTGCTGCGTTGGCTGCACTGGTTCAATCCACTGATTCACCTGGCCTACCGCCGCATGCAGTCGGATCGCGAGCCGGCTTGCGATGCGCTGGTCCTCGGCCACCTTTCGCCACGGGCGCGACGCGCCTACGGCTCCACCTTGATCAGCCTGTCCGCCGGTCCTCGAGGGGAAGCATCCGGATCGCTGGTAGGCATGGCTGAGACCTATCAACACCTGAGGAGAAGAGTCTCCATGATCGCGAAATTCAGTATCCGTCCCCTCCGCGTCTCCGCCGTCCTGGCCTGCGCCATGATCGTCCTCGCCGTCGTCAGCTTGACCGACCAGCCCGCCGTGGCCGCCGACACCGAACAGGCGGACATGGCAGCACAGAAGGAGACCATCACCGACCTCCGCACCATCGGCTCCGCTCTCCACAAGTGGGGCAACGACCAGGCAAAGATAGAAGAGGGCTCGCTGGACTACGGCGACACCCTCGACTGGCAAATCTGTCCCGCAGTCGAGTGGTCCGAGATCGAGGCCATCCTGGTGCCGCGCTATCTGCCGGAAGTCCCCAAGATCGATGGCTGGGGCAACACCTACGAGTTCGCGGCCAATCTCGGCCAGCCCGGCAGCCAACCGTGCTGGATCGGAATCCGCAGCACCGGCAAGGATGGACGCTTTGAGAGCAAGCCCTACGTCATCAGCGGCTTCGAGCACAACCAGTGGGAGCGGGACATCGTCTGGATCGACGGGTTCTTCATGACCTGGCCCACGATGCAGTGA
- a CDS encoding S41 family peptidase codes for MHLNEEEFARSTSRPRTRGHRKLASLGSAAAALLLTVSVGLPVVPAAAESADGGAAAPLVEELIDLIRENYILDQRIPNIEQTLREQLAGNAYEGLEAALAFSLTRDLREASSDLHFGVQVRPPARASHEAATPPAGAQGGLRRVEVLAGNVGYLEIAAFVDPAQGAEAVDAAFAELAGTDALLIDVRTSRGGHPAMVAYLASYLFTGEPFVLSRIYWRNRDETMEFRTRTDLPSPRYPDRPVFVLTSADTPSAAEGFSYHLKHFGRATLVGETTAGAAHPIQIFPLGENFRVAIPTARAINPRTGTNWEGKGVEPDEDVPAHQALNTAHRCAVEALLEQASEPNETDTLRRILTGLE; via the coding sequence ATGCACCTAAACGAAGAAGAGTTCGCCAGATCGACGAGCCGGCCGAGGACCCGCGGTCACCGAAAGCTGGCGTCGCTCGGCTCCGCCGCCGCGGCTCTACTTCTCACGGTGTCGGTCGGTCTGCCGGTGGTTCCGGCAGCAGCCGAATCAGCCGACGGCGGAGCGGCTGCACCGCTGGTCGAGGAGCTGATCGATCTGATCCGGGAAAACTACATCCTCGACCAGAGGATCCCCAACATCGAACAAACACTCAGGGAGCAGCTCGCCGGCAACGCCTACGAGGGATTGGAGGCGGCCTTGGCCTTCTCCCTGACCCGGGACCTGCGGGAAGCGAGTTCCGATCTCCATTTCGGCGTCCAGGTTCGACCGCCGGCCAGGGCGAGCCACGAAGCCGCGACTCCTCCTGCAGGTGCGCAAGGAGGATTGAGGCGGGTGGAGGTCCTGGCGGGCAACGTCGGCTACCTCGAAATCGCCGCTTTCGTCGATCCAGCCCAGGGTGCCGAAGCCGTCGACGCCGCCTTCGCCGAGCTGGCCGGGACCGACGCGCTACTGATCGACGTCCGCACCAGCCGGGGCGGCCACCCGGCGATGGTGGCCTATTTGGCCAGCTACCTTTTCACCGGCGAGCCGTTCGTCTTGAGCCGCATCTACTGGCGCAACCGCGACGAGACGATGGAGTTCCGAACCCGCACCGACCTCCCCTCACCGCGCTACCCCGATCGCCCCGTCTTCGTACTCACCAGCGCCGACACTCCTTCGGCGGCGGAAGGTTTCAGCTATCACCTGAAGCACTTTGGGCGAGCCACCCTGGTCGGCGAGACCACCGCCGGGGCGGCGCATCCGATCCAGATCTTTCCCCTCGGAGAAAACTTCCGGGTGGCCATCCCCACCGCCCGGGCGATCAACCCTCGCACCGGCACGAACTGGGAGGGCAAGGGCGTAGAGCCCGACGAGGACGTCCCGGCCCACCAAGCCCTGAATACCGCCCATCGCTGCGCCGTCGAGGCCCTACTTGAGCAAGCCTCCGAGCCCAACGAAACGGATACCCTGAGAAGAATCTTGACCGGCCTGGAGTGA
- a CDS encoding TfoX/Sxy family protein: protein MAYDEGLAERVRDHFRAQDPPAPVVEKKMFGGLAFIVGGHMCVGVNADTLMVRVGPERYEDFLAEPHARQMDFTGRPLRGYLYVEPEGYAADEDLANWVRRCERFVTTLPPK, encoded by the coding sequence ATGGCCTACGACGAAGGACTCGCCGAGCGCGTCCGCGATCACTTTCGCGCCCAGGACCCTCCCGCACCGGTGGTCGAAAAGAAGATGTTCGGCGGCCTGGCCTTCATCGTCGGCGGCCACATGTGCGTCGGCGTCAACGCCGATACCCTGATGGTGCGGGTCGGCCCCGAGCGCTACGAAGACTTCCTTGCCGAACCCCACGCCCGCCAGATGGACTTCACCGGTCGGCCCCTCAGGGGATACCTGTACGTCGAACCCGAAGGCTACGCCGCCGATGAAGACCTGGCGAACTGGGTGCGCCGGTGCGAACGGTTTGTAACGACTCTGCCACCGAAGTGA
- a CDS encoding PCP reductase family protein — MKFLCITCDEPMKLDNAAPPDERGSLTAVYECPTCTHRMAMLTNPMETEMVQSLGIKIGSGSGASAGDAEGASKCPFSGMIGDMPTADEGVGWTTAALERLENIPEFVRPMARQGIEQYAKSNGHRLVDEKILDEARDRFGM, encoded by the coding sequence ATGAAATTCTTGTGTATTACCTGCGATGAGCCCATGAAGCTGGACAACGCGGCGCCGCCGGACGAGCGCGGCTCCCTGACCGCGGTCTACGAGTGTCCCACCTGCACCCACCGTATGGCGATGCTCACCAACCCGATGGAAACGGAGATGGTACAGTCCCTGGGCATCAAGATCGGCTCCGGGTCGGGCGCCTCCGCGGGTGACGCGGAGGGTGCCTCAAAGTGTCCTTTCTCCGGCATGATCGGCGACATGCCGACGGCGGACGAAGGCGTCGGCTGGACCACCGCCGCCCTCGAAAGGCTGGAGAACATCCCCGAATTCGTTCGCCCCATGGCCCGCCAGGGCATCGAGCAATACGCCAAGTCCAACGGCCATCGCCTGGTGGACGAGAAGATCCTGGACGAAGCGAGGGATCGATTTGGGATGTAG
- a CDS encoding P-loop NTPase produces the protein MKSYFDIEGDGGSDIVGQVTAQRAELEESLAGVRHLVAVGSGKGGVGKSTLTMALAQVLRRRGHSVALFDADFNGPCQARMAGLEETPWVPGANGLILPRRSDGLGVLSMGSVFGGDKPFDPEHGAAGHSYVWRATREFSVFGQLLAAVDWGTLDFLLLDLPPGAERTVHFADFLGPRAAFVLVTIPSDLARGVVSRSVAALEETDSPLTGYVLNMAGYYCRECDGVRPLFPEGDEILDAPLLGRVPFDPELASICDRGWPEAAALPPSAAALAGVVDRLLASPLPAAQTPPSPT, from the coding sequence ATGAAGAGCTACTTCGACATCGAAGGCGACGGCGGATCCGACATCGTCGGCCAGGTCACTGCCCAGCGAGCCGAGCTGGAAGAATCTCTAGCCGGAGTGCGCCATTTGGTGGCCGTCGGCTCCGGCAAGGGCGGCGTCGGCAAGAGCACTTTGACCATGGCCTTGGCGCAGGTGCTCCGCCGGCGGGGCCACTCCGTCGCCCTCTTCGACGCCGACTTCAACGGCCCCTGCCAGGCCCGCATGGCCGGATTGGAAGAAACTCCCTGGGTGCCCGGCGCGAACGGCTTGATCCTGCCGCGCCGATCCGATGGCCTCGGAGTCCTCTCCATGGGCAGTGTCTTCGGCGGCGACAAACCGTTCGATCCGGAACATGGCGCCGCCGGCCACAGCTACGTGTGGCGCGCTACCCGCGAGTTCTCGGTCTTCGGCCAGCTCCTCGCCGCGGTGGACTGGGGAACTTTGGATTTCCTGCTCCTCGACCTGCCGCCGGGAGCGGAGCGCACCGTCCACTTCGCCGATTTTCTCGGTCCCCGGGCAGCCTTCGTGCTGGTGACCATCCCTTCGGATCTGGCGCGCGGCGTGGTGTCGCGTTCCGTCGCCGCGTTGGAAGAGACGGACTCGCCGCTGACGGGCTACGTCCTCAACATGGCCGGCTACTACTGCCGCGAGTGCGACGGTGTGCGGCCGCTTTTCCCGGAGGGTGACGAAATCCTCGATGCGCCGCTCCTCGGGCGCGTGCCCTTCGATCCCGAACTGGCGTCGATCTGCGACCGCGGCTGGCCCGAGGCGGCGGCCCTGCCGCCTTCCGCCGCGGCCCTCGCAGGAGTTGTCGACCGCCTGCTCGCATCGCCGCTTCCCGCCGCGCAAACCCCGCCGTCCCCAACCTAG
- a CDS encoding GNAT family N-acetyltransferase codes for MPAYRFCRPDNLPLLVEAVRTCYDPYIPPEIAGPPMTAERFRQEMKELDLWPSNSLVALAGETPVAVLTATKRADAVAVLRLGVREEERGQGHAKHLLTSLSQKLAVLGPERLVAEVPAGREAVFEASGYSAETTFQDLVLPPENTRTLPAELVIPVSVEDLAANDLLSFSPDAPWDRSELTLRQSTERLSGVAVASPARIEAWVLHDREGPAGATRVLAWGAADGAARDRWLGPLLGHLAAEAGAPVMLWRTAPEELPGGWPTGCGLRSGVRFTRYAARAKPL; via the coding sequence ATGCCCGCCTACCGCTTCTGCCGTCCGGACAATCTGCCGCTGCTGGTGGAGGCGGTCCGCACCTGCTACGACCCCTACATCCCGCCGGAGATCGCCGGCCCGCCGATGACCGCCGAGCGGTTTCGCCAGGAGATGAAGGAATTGGATCTCTGGCCCAGCAACTCCCTCGTCGCTCTGGCCGGCGAAACCCCCGTCGCCGTCCTCACCGCCACCAAGCGGGCCGATGCCGTGGCGGTGTTGCGGCTGGGAGTGCGCGAAGAGGAACGCGGCCAAGGCCACGCCAAACATCTGCTGACCTCTTTGAGCCAGAAACTCGCCGTCCTTGGCCCCGAGCGGTTGGTGGCCGAAGTGCCGGCGGGACGCGAGGCGGTCTTCGAAGCCTCCGGTTACTCCGCCGAAACGACATTCCAGGACCTCGTTCTGCCGCCGGAGAACACGCGCACCCTGCCGGCAGAGCTGGTGATCCCCGTTTCGGTGGAAGACCTCGCGGCAAACGACCTGCTCTCCTTCTCCCCGGACGCTCCTTGGGACCGCTCCGAGCTGACCCTGCGCCAGAGCACCGAGCGCCTGTCCGGCGTCGCCGTCGCTTCGCCGGCACGCATCGAAGCCTGGGTGCTCCACGACCGCGAGGGGCCAGCCGGCGCGACCCGCGTGCTGGCCTGGGGGGCTGCCGATGGCGCGGCTCGAGATCGCTGGCTCGGTCCGCTCCTCGGTCACCTCGCCGCCGAAGCCGGCGCGCCGGTGATGCTGTGGCGAACGGCGCCGGAGGAACTGCCGGGAGGCTGGCCCACCGGCTGCGGGCTGCGCTCCGGCGTTCGCTTCACGCGGTATGCTGCCCGGGCGAAACCTCTATGA
- a CDS encoding universal stress protein codes for MYQSIYVPVDNSAHSNRAMDTAIAIGKTYGSAMTGCHVYAARMHDYRFKQMEFTLPEEYLVESELARQRKIHDSLISMGLELISDCYLNTMDQLCQQAGLTCERKMMDGKHSAEIINDIAQSDYDLVVLGVVGIGRTKDSQVGAVCGRVSREIERDTWVTKHVPEAGEEERDTIMVGVDGSPESFGALMTGIELAKSCGKKLEVVGVYDPYLHYAVFKGIVEVLTEKAAKIFRFEEQNQLHEEIIDTGLAEIYQSHINVAAAIARKHGLDVTKTLLDGKAFQKLLDHTRKTKPWVMIIGRVGVHAGEDEEGLGSNTENLLRLAPCDLLLTNRREVPELDLKAEESIHWTPEAEERMTRVPDMVKGIARTAILRLAIEQGHSVVSSDLVTEAMDRFMPKSSQQATEKLAEALAFEKAQREAVSLCKHCGLAARVPDPVRCTVCGAQDFEVITPEMVEEIAKMEGGVEEETTYDGRKLRWTQEAKKALRAIDDRYQRRRAKARIEKAAHGRRVDPITLDLAQHFIEEETGVLYKPAATPAAGTAPEQEVKAPEVQQPAVEEDGPELKILARDGKNNPLLSRLDWNSAAIERIFRVPVGYMRDKTQTRVEEFAAEQGAEEITLELVEEGIEHGLQLMAEMIAEQEAEGVAAAPPPADAAPGDLAAKGGGCPMAALQAGKAKTEPAPKPAASRTVSRKVGTPVSLNEVGVMSNLEKRRVELQPPTDDS; via the coding sequence ATGTACCAAAGCATTTACGTTCCGGTCGACAACTCGGCCCATTCGAATCGCGCGATGGACACCGCCATCGCCATCGGCAAGACCTACGGCTCGGCGATGACCGGCTGCCACGTCTACGCCGCCCGAATGCACGACTACCGCTTTAAGCAGATGGAGTTCACGCTGCCGGAGGAGTACCTGGTGGAGAGCGAACTCGCCCGCCAGCGGAAGATCCACGACAGCCTGATCTCGATGGGCCTGGAGCTGATCTCCGACTGCTACCTGAACACCATGGACCAGCTCTGCCAGCAGGCCGGCCTGACCTGCGAGCGCAAGATGATGGACGGCAAGCACTCCGCCGAGATCATCAACGACATCGCCCAGTCGGACTACGACCTGGTGGTGCTCGGGGTGGTCGGCATCGGCCGTACCAAGGACAGCCAGGTGGGCGCCGTTTGCGGCCGGGTGAGCCGCGAGATTGAGCGCGACACCTGGGTCACCAAGCACGTGCCCGAGGCCGGCGAAGAAGAGCGCGACACCATCATGGTCGGGGTCGACGGCAGTCCCGAGTCCTTCGGCGCGTTGATGACCGGCATCGAACTCGCCAAGAGCTGCGGCAAGAAGCTCGAAGTGGTGGGAGTTTACGATCCGTACCTCCACTACGCGGTGTTCAAGGGCATCGTCGAGGTGCTCACCGAAAAGGCCGCCAAGATCTTCCGCTTCGAGGAGCAGAACCAGCTTCACGAGGAGATCATCGACACCGGCTTGGCGGAGATTTACCAGTCGCACATCAACGTGGCGGCGGCCATCGCACGGAAGCACGGGCTGGACGTCACCAAGACCCTGCTCGACGGCAAGGCCTTCCAGAAGCTCCTCGATCACACCCGCAAAACCAAGCCCTGGGTGATGATCATCGGTCGCGTCGGCGTCCACGCCGGCGAGGATGAAGAGGGCCTCGGCAGCAATACCGAAAACCTGCTGCGCCTGGCGCCCTGTGATCTCCTGCTGACCAATCGGCGCGAGGTGCCGGAGCTCGATCTCAAGGCCGAGGAGTCCATCCACTGGACGCCGGAAGCCGAAGAGCGCATGACCCGCGTGCCGGACATGGTCAAGGGCATCGCCCGCACCGCCATCCTGCGCCTCGCCATCGAGCAGGGCCACAGCGTGGTGTCGAGCGATCTGGTGACCGAGGCGATGGACCGCTTCATGCCGAAGAGCTCTCAGCAGGCCACCGAGAAGCTGGCCGAGGCCCTGGCCTTCGAGAAGGCGCAGCGCGAGGCGGTCTCCCTCTGCAAGCATTGCGGCCTCGCCGCCCGGGTGCCGGATCCGGTGCGCTGCACCGTCTGCGGCGCCCAGGACTTCGAGGTGATCACTCCGGAGATGGTCGAGGAGATCGCCAAGATGGAGGGCGGAGTCGAGGAAGAGACCACCTACGACGGCCGCAAGCTGCGCTGGACCCAGGAGGCCAAGAAGGCCTTGCGGGCGATCGACGATCGCTACCAGCGGCGCCGCGCCAAGGCGCGCATCGAAAAGGCCGCCCACGGCCGACGGGTCGACCCCATCACCCTCGATCTCGCCCAGCACTTCATCGAGGAAGAGACCGGCGTGCTCTACAAGCCCGCCGCCACCCCGGCCGCCGGAACGGCGCCGGAACAAGAGGTGAAGGCTCCGGAAGTTCAGCAACCGGCGGTCGAGGAAGACGGGCCGGAGCTCAAGATCCTCGCCCGCGACGGCAAGAACAACCCGCTGCTGTCGCGCCTCGATTGGAACTCCGCCGCCATCGAACGCATCTTCCGGGTGCCCGTCGGCTACATGCGGGACAAGACCCAGACGCGGGTCGAGGAATTCGCCGCCGAGCAGGGTGCCGAAGAGATCACCCTAGAGCTGGTCGAAGAGGGCATCGAGCACGGCCTACAGTTGATGGCCGAGATGATTGCCGAACAGGAGGCCGAAGGGGTTGCGGCGGCGCCGCCGCCGGCGGACGCGGCGCCGGGCGATCTGGCCGCCAAGGGCGGCGGTTGCCCGATGGCCGCTCTGCAGGCCGGCAAGGCGAAGACTGAACCGGCGCCAAAGCCGGCCGCCTCCAGGACGGTGTCCCGCAAGGTCGGCACGCCGGTTTCCTTGAACGAGGTGGGCGTGATGTCCAACCTCGAAAAGCGCCGGGTGGAACTTCAGCCGCCGACCGACGACTCCTAG
- a CDS encoding c-type cytochrome: MIRVLVALLALLLPLAAVGQDAPSTGEVVYEKYCSHCHGREGDGQGVAAKRMRPEPRDFTAGKYKIRTTPNGFLPTDADLERAIRKGLPYSTMPAFENLTEAELDAVVEYIKSFSDDFEDPEAFADPIAIPSPPPYSEELAAEGRELYQAPETGCARCHGLDGRGDGSSAPTQTDDWGVHLRPANLTMPWTFRGGGTREDIYRTLNTGFNGTPMASFNGALTDEQMWAIATFITSHNQDREEPPYTNVIRAVGAENEIDLALGREVFANAPEAMLPTVGQIIQPGRDFYPSALAVKVRAVFDREDIAFLVEWDDMRAETSGTNGPDLAVRRWEEGHADAGEGAPAGGEEDGGFWGDEAVEEDDEGSFWGDEAVEEDDEGDFWGDAAVEEDDGAAVDEGGGFWGDAAVADDAGDDSGDDFWGEAEDDGGADDDFWGGGDDAAADAGPTGPDTEFSDAVAIQLPLTLPTGIARPYILFGDAQNPVELWFADMGKGDEATTYVARGTAAIAPGEGADPEVAASYENGRWSVIFKRSRQGRGTVSFDEEVFVPIAFSVWDGFNRERGNKRALTVWNHVYLEPLERPSPIGPMARAGLGVLGLELLLIGWVRRRARKKESGEPA; this comes from the coding sequence ATGATTAGGGTCCTCGTCGCGCTCCTTGCGCTGCTGCTGCCGTTGGCGGCCGTGGGCCAGGACGCGCCCTCCACCGGCGAGGTGGTGTACGAGAAGTATTGTAGCCACTGCCACGGTCGCGAGGGCGACGGTCAGGGGGTGGCGGCCAAGCGCATGCGCCCGGAGCCGCGCGACTTCACCGCCGGCAAGTACAAGATCCGCACCACCCCGAACGGCTTCCTGCCGACGGACGCCGACCTCGAACGGGCGATTCGCAAGGGCCTGCCCTACAGCACCATGCCGGCCTTCGAGAACTTGACCGAGGCAGAACTCGACGCGGTGGTCGAATACATCAAGAGCTTCTCCGACGATTTCGAGGATCCGGAGGCCTTCGCCGATCCCATCGCCATTCCCTCGCCGCCGCCCTACTCGGAAGAGCTGGCGGCGGAGGGCCGCGAACTGTACCAGGCGCCGGAGACCGGTTGCGCCCGTTGCCACGGCCTCGACGGGCGTGGCGACGGCTCCTCGGCACCCACCCAGACCGACGACTGGGGCGTCCACCTGCGGCCGGCCAACCTCACCATGCCCTGGACCTTTCGCGGCGGCGGCACCCGGGAGGACATCTACCGCACCTTGAACACCGGCTTCAACGGCACGCCCATGGCGAGCTTCAACGGTGCTCTGACGGACGAGCAGATGTGGGCCATCGCCACCTTCATCACCTCCCACAACCAAGACCGGGAAGAGCCGCCCTACACCAACGTCATCCGCGCTGTCGGGGCGGAGAACGAGATCGATCTCGCCCTGGGGCGCGAAGTGTTCGCCAATGCGCCGGAGGCGATGTTGCCCACCGTCGGCCAGATCATCCAGCCGGGCCGCGACTTCTATCCCTCGGCGCTGGCGGTGAAGGTGCGGGCGGTGTTCGACCGCGAGGACATCGCCTTCCTCGTCGAGTGGGACGACATGCGGGCAGAAACCTCCGGCACCAATGGCCCGGACCTGGCCGTGCGGCGGTGGGAAGAAGGGCACGCCGATGCCGGCGAGGGCGCTCCGGCCGGAGGCGAAGAGGACGGCGGTTTCTGGGGCGATGAGGCCGTCGAAGAAGACGACGAAGGTAGTTTCTGGGGCGATGAGGCCGTCGAAGAAGACGACGAGGGCGACTTCTGGGGCGACGCCGCGGTCGAAGAAGACGACGGCGCCGCAGTCGACGAGGGCGGCGGTTTCTGGGGCGACGCCGCGGTAGCCGACGATGCCGGTGACGACAGCGGCGACGACTTCTGGGGTGAGGCCGAAGACGACGGCGGCGCCGACGATGATTTCTGGGGCGGTGGCGACGACGCAGCGGCCGATGCCGGCCCGACCGGCCCGGACACCGAGTTCTCGGATGCCGTGGCCATCCAGCTCCCGCTCACTCTGCCCACCGGCATCGCGCGGCCGTACATCCTGTTCGGCGATGCCCAGAATCCCGTCGAGCTGTGGTTCGCGGACATGGGCAAGGGCGACGAGGCGACCACCTACGTCGCTCGCGGAACGGCGGCCATCGCTCCCGGCGAAGGGGCCGATCCGGAAGTCGCCGCTTCCTACGAGAATGGCCGTTGGTCAGTCATCTTCAAGCGCAGCCGGCAGGGGCGCGGCACCGTCTCCTTCGACGAAGAGGTGTTCGTGCCGATCGCCTTCTCCGTATGGGACGGCTTCAATCGCGAGCGCGGCAACAAGCGCGCCCTGACGGTGTGGAATCACGTGTACCTGGAACCCCTGGAGCGGCCTTCCCCCATCGGACCGATGGCGAGGGCGGGACTCGGGGTGCTGGGGCTGGAATTGCTGCTGATCGGCTGGGTTCGCCGCCGGGCGCGAAAGAAGGAAAGCGGCGAGCCAGCGTAG
- a CDS encoding cytochrome c, producing MKLLVLIPVVLALFALRFLKPKMLTWLAAWLVASVVILKFGFATPIPDSVFKIYLGIIVGSLLIYVFSDSDRQEEVRRPLVAFLVESKYLIPLAVVALAIPAAVAANIYLDMTRPPVAPQFSRTVHPAPPDSIQVYGEAYDMITLDNPYRKLQESDPAAFAAHLENGRKIYYQNCFYCHGDLMAGEGVFSHGLNPIPTNFQDAGTIAQLQESFLFWRIAKGGPGLPAEGGPWDSAMPAWEEFLTEEEIWDVIAYLYDFTGYQPRAIHEVGGHD from the coding sequence ATGAAGCTTCTCGTTCTGATCCCGGTCGTCCTGGCGCTCTTCGCGCTGCGCTTTTTGAAGCCGAAGATGCTCACCTGGCTGGCCGCTTGGTTGGTGGCCTCGGTGGTGATTCTCAAGTTCGGTTTCGCCACGCCGATTCCCGATTCGGTGTTCAAAATCTATCTCGGCATCATCGTCGGGTCGCTTTTGATCTACGTCTTCTCGGACAGCGACCGGCAGGAGGAGGTGCGGCGGCCGCTCGTCGCCTTCCTGGTGGAGAGCAAGTACCTGATCCCGCTGGCGGTGGTGGCGTTGGCCATTCCCGCGGCGGTGGCGGCCAACATTTACCTCGACATGACCCGACCGCCGGTCGCCCCGCAGTTCTCGCGCACCGTCCACCCGGCGCCGCCGGACTCGATCCAGGTGTACGGCGAGGCCTACGACATGATCACCCTGGACAATCCCTACCGGAAGCTCCAGGAGTCGGACCCGGCGGCCTTCGCGGCGCATCTCGAGAACGGCCGCAAGATCTACTACCAGAACTGCTTCTACTGCCACGGTGACCTGATGGCCGGGGAGGGTGTTTTCTCCCACGGCCTGAACCCCATCCCAACCAACTTCCAGGACGCCGGCACCATCGCCCAGCTCCAGGAGTCGTTCCTCTTCTGGCGTATCGCCAAGGGCGGCCCCGGCTTGCCGGCAGAGGGCGGACCGTGGGATTCGGCGATGCCCGCCTGGGAAGAGTTCCTGACGGAGGAGGAGATTTGGGACGTGATCGCCTACCTCTACGACTTCACCGGCTACCAGCCGCGGGCTATTCACGAGGTGGGTGGCCATGATTAG
- a CDS encoding cytochrome c → MKIPVELRLAVLAVAATLFYTWVGQKVPQKEVYPPEVVEIATDVSTAEMVEIGQEIFNGKGICITCHNGSARFPDLDGIATRAASRVPGMNDVQYFAQSLYEPDAYLVPGFNPGMPVADKPPIGLTDDEIKTVIAYLQSLGGTPTITMDMDPRSGGSGEAVADAAPAADAQVADAQGAAAPADGSVAVLASYGCARCHGDAAEGPTFTGIGDRLDRGQIVNAIINHGPARDELSGVTLADVQEMADVLVEQRDQG, encoded by the coding sequence ATGAAGATTCCCGTCGAGCTGCGCCTGGCGGTGCTCGCCGTCGCCGCCACCCTGTTCTACACCTGGGTCGGCCAGAAGGTGCCGCAGAAGGAAGTCTACCCGCCGGAGGTGGTGGAGATCGCGACGGACGTCTCCACCGCCGAAATGGTGGAGATCGGCCAGGAAATTTTCAACGGCAAGGGCATCTGCATCACCTGCCACAACGGCTCGGCGCGCTTCCCGGATTTGGACGGCATCGCCACCCGCGCCGCCTCGCGGGTACCGGGGATGAACGACGTGCAGTACTTCGCCCAGTCCCTCTACGAACCGGACGCTTACCTGGTGCCGGGCTTCAACCCCGGCATGCCGGTGGCCGACAAGCCGCCCATCGGCCTCACGGACGACGAGATCAAGACGGTGATCGCGTATCTCCAGAGCCTGGGTGGTACCCCGACCATCACCATGGACATGGATCCCAGGAGCGGCGGTTCCGGTGAGGCGGTCGCCGATGCCGCGCCGGCCGCTGACGCGCAGGTTGCCGATGCGCAGGGCGCTGCCGCGCCGGCCGACGGTTCCGTAGCGGTGCTCGCCTCCTACGGCTGCGCCCGCTGCCACGGTGACGCCGCCGAGGGACCGACCTTCACCGGCATCGGTGACCGGCTGGACCGCGGCCAGATCGTCAACGCCATCATCAACCACGGCCCGGCCCGGGACGAGCTCTCCGGGGTGACCCTGGCGGATGTTCAGGAGATGGCCGACGTTCTCGTCGAGCAGAGGGATCAGGGATGA